From Xyrauchen texanus isolate HMW12.3.18 chromosome 44, RBS_HiC_50CHRs, whole genome shotgun sequence:
CAAGTTTAAACAGCCCCTCAGTCACCCTACTCATTTATATCAAATGAATCTTGAAGATCTATAACATCAAATCCCAGATTATCTATGCCTTCATGTCCATGACGGTGTAGAATGAGTTCCTTGTTCTGTTCATTTTGGAAACAGTACGCACAGTGTGGCGTGACTACTGGCTCCGTTTTTGAGAAGTTAGACAGATCGATGCGGTATTTTCCTCCCTTGGTTCGAGATATGACGGGCAGGAAGTTGTAACCCCACTGGATTTCCCGGGGAAGAAAGGAGGTCCGGACTTGGCAGGACAAGCTGGTGGATTCGGCCGtaccatccaaaaagacaaccaACTCAAAGTCCTGCTGTTGAAGAGTGTCTGCGGCCATCTCTGAAAAAGGGCTGGACTTGTCGATTACATGGTACAGCGTAATTGGACAAACAAAGAAGAGGTTGTCCTTACCGGCATCAATCAAAAAGTCAATGTTCACCTGGTCCAGGATGATTGTCTGCCCCTCTGGAGTGATGGTAGTGCGAAGGAGCTTTCCATAAATCTGGCTTCCAATTAGAAGTGTTTTTCGCAAATTGGCCACTCGGATCTGAAGGCATAGATTTCCTTTCCACAAAGTGATGATTGCTGTTTCGCTGAAGGTGACTGTTTTTGCTCTCCTTTTTGGGAGTGAGATTTTTGCCAGAATGAGTCCACACATAAAGCAGTTTATTATGGCTCCCATGAGGGACTGGATGATCAGCAGGGCAACCGTGCCCGGGCAGTGGCCTGTTAGAGCCCGACCGCCATAGCCAATAGTTGTTTGGGTCTCTAAAGAGTACAAGAAGGCTGTAGTGAGACTGTTAATGTTTTCTATACACTTCATCTGTTGGGACTCTGATGTATTCTGGAGTCTGTCTAAGTCTCCATTACTTTTTGCAAGTGAATACCAGAGTAATCCGAAAATGAACCAGCTTCCGGTGAAGGCAGCAACAAAAAAGACAATTACAAAACACCAGTGGATTTCAACAAATGTAGTCCAGAAGTCCATGATAAAAGCAAAATGGCTGTGATATTTATTGGTCCCAAATTTAATGTTGCAGTGCCCATCCTTGGTAACTAGACGGCTTCCCCTAATTTTACGCTCCACAAGTCGATTGTGAATCTTTTTCCGAATGAACTGGAACATCTTTCAGCTTTCAGAAAAGAATAGAAATAGGTTACAAATCTGTTACAGGAcacaataacttttttcaaattattatttaaacgttaaaatatgattaaatgaattaaatattattaacattattatttagtATATGCTAATACAGTATATGAAATATGCCAAATATATAATACTactgaaaataaaaaactaaatataaaatagGATATAGTAAatataaacagaacattttaTCAAATTTTGTACTCCAAAaacccatttaaaaatgtttctctctccctaataatttataaaacaaattataaatataacaatTTTCATTATCACATAATTGACATAAATTGTTTTTACACTTTCTTAATGTCTTGCAAGTTGCATaacttaatttacaatattataattcaatattatttgcattattatttagtatatttaaaatgttctaaataaatactaatgaaaaactgaaaatataaaaattatatatatatatatataatacaagttTATAGCATAATTTTTTTGAAGGCTAAAaacccatttaaaaatattttctctccccctaataatatatatttataatataacttaaaatgtatctttaatttGGTTCATTATCACATatttgacaaatgtttttttttttttttttgtcttacaaGTTGCAAAACTAAAGGATTAGTTTTAAAATAATCATCATTCTgtagaaaaaatttaataaataaaaaagatcacATTAAAATGATTATGCTGCTTACAAATCCAAACCCCCGGTGGCaatgaatgattttattttatgtaattttattgtacattttatttacatctcATAATCCCCTCAAACACAGCAAACCACACAAATAAATAACTCATTGCTTTCTGTAACACCTACAAATgtcgaagaaaaaaaaagtctactTCCCATACCTGCTAACTGAAAACGTCCAGCAAACTTCAGAGTTGATTAATGTTCAGGCCACGAAGTTGGCTCCTTCGAGCAGGCAACCAGCAGGGTGTTGACAAAATCCTCAATAAAATGTCCTAATCCCAGGCACATGCCACAGTTTACGCTCGAGAAAGCAACTGACTGCTTAGAAAAAATAGTTCCAAAACTAACCTCACATCAGATACGTGCAGTCAGACAGCCAATGCAAACCACAAGAAACCTAATTACGGACCCCTAAACATATTGCTTTAGATTGGTTTGCATTAACAACAAGCAGCAAATTCAGGAATAAAAGGTTCTAACCTTCCAAATAGCTTCAGCTGCAATTGGGGAAAGGGAACCCCATCTGGAAACCTGTAGAGCACCTCGCTGGAACATAAAAGCTTTGCAAAGAACAACACAAAGAAATAGTTCAATCACACTT
This genomic window contains:
- the kcnj1b gene encoding ATP-sensitive inward rectifier potassium channel 1b, which gives rise to MFQFIRKKIHNRLVERKIRGSRLVTKDGHCNIKFGTNKYHSHFAFIMDFWTTFVEIHWCFVIVFFVAAFTGSWFIFGLLWYSLAKSNGDLDRLQNTSESQQMKCIENINSLTTAFLYSLETQTTIGYGGRALTGHCPGTVALLIIQSLMGAIINCFMCGLILAKISLPKRRAKTVTFSETAIITLWKGNLCLQIRVANLRKTLLIGSQIYGKLLRTTITPEGQTIILDQVNIDFLIDAGKDNLFFVCPITLYHVIDKSSPFSEMAADTLQQQDFELVVFLDGTAESTSLSCQVRTSFLPREIQWGYNFLPVISRTKGGKYRIDLSNFSKTEPVVTPHCAYCFQNEQNKELILHRHGHEGIDNLGFDVIDLQDSFDINE